The window CATCGCCGGAAAACACTACACTTTGCCGCTGCATGAAACGGCCCCTGAAGCAGGTGGCCCCCCGGTCGAAGCGTCCGATCACCCCGGCCTATTCGATTTCGCTTCCCGAAGTAATCGAGAGCCAGTTCCGGTTCGATCGATTCGTTTTTCTAACACAAGGTTCAAAATCAGGATGTCCACGTCTTTCGACACCGATTCAACGCCCGCCGAAGACGCGGCTGCTCCCGTCAAAGACCCGCTGCAGTTGAACATGGAGGTTACGAAACCTCATGCCTGTTTGCGGGAGGTTGTTGTCACCATCCCTCGTGGCGAAGTGGATCGCTACATGAAGGACGCGTACGACGAACTCGTTCCGGAAGCCCAGGTTCCTGGATTCCGTGCCGGCCGCGCGCCACGCAAGTTGGTTGAAAAACAATTCAAAGATCGCATCGAAGATCGAGTCAAAGGCTCGCTGTTGATGGACAGCCTCGCCAAAGTCACCGAAGATGCTGAGTTCTCAGCGATCGGTGAACCTGACTTCGATTACGAGTCGATCGAATTGCCTGAAAAAGGCGAATTCAAATATCAATTCAGCATCGAAGTGCGACCTGAATTCGAAACTCCAGACTGGAAGAAACTGGAACTGAAAAAACCCGTCGAAACGATCTCTGAAGAAGACGTCGACGCAGCTCTTCAACGAGTCCTTTCACGCTACGCTTCTTTGGAAGCCAGCGACGCACCAGCCGAGATCGGCGATCGCTTGTTGATCACCGGCAAATTTGTTGACGGCGAAAAAACCATCTCCGAGATGGACGAAGAACGCGTCACGTTGGCCAATCGCCTCAGCCTCTCCGATGCGGTTTGCGAAAACTTCGGCGAACTGATGAAGGATTGCAAAGAAGGTGATGTCGTGACCGGCAAGGTCAAACTCGGCGAAGGTCACGCCAACGAAGAAATGCAAGGCAAAGAAGTCGACGCTACTTTCACGGTCGTCGAGGTCTTGAAAGAGCAACTTCCAGAACTGACTTCCGAATTCCTCGATGAATTGGGCGAGTTCGAAACCGAAGATGAACTTCGCGAATTCGTTCGTGCATCATTGGAACGACAAGCCAACTTCCGCACCGAACAAGCGATGCGGGGCAGCATCATCGAAAAACTGCTGGCTTCGGCAGACTTCGAATTGCCACCAACCTTGGTTCGTCGCCAAATGAAACGAGAACTCGACCGCAAGGTTCTTGAGTTCCGTCGCAGCGGCTTCGACGACGACATGATTCGTCGTTTCGTCAACGCCAGCAAGCAGAACATGCAACAGGGCACCGAGTCCTCGCTGCGTGAGCACTTCATCCTTGAGCAAATCGCCGACGAAGAGAAAATCGACGCGGAACCTCAAGAATACGAAACGGAAATCCAGCTGATCGCTGAGCAAAGCGATTCGTCGCCACGTCGCGTCCGTGCTCGTCTGGAAAAGACCGGTCAAATGGATGCTCTTCGTAACCAAATCGTCGAACGCAAGGTCATTGAACTGATCTCCGAAGCGGCAACGGTTACCGAAGAACCTGTCGAAAAAGAAGCCGAAGAGAAGAACGAAGAGTTCGCCATCGATCACGAAGTGCTGCCAACCAAGGATCACGACGCGATCCCAGCAGCCAAGTACGATGACAACACGCCGAAGGGCGCCGAAACTGAAGACAAGCAGGAAAAAGACAAGGACTGATTCCAAGTCCCTTTTCCAAGCGCATCAACGCCCGGTCGCCAATCGCGATCGGGCGTTTTTTCGTGCGTCACCCGTGAACGCGAATGACGTCAGATCGCCGGAGAGCCTGTTGCTTTTCTCCAGGCGGTGACTTTATGCAAATTGATCCGCCCGGTCCGTTCGCGTTGATCACACACGTCCCCACGAACACCCCAGCAATCAGGACGCACGCCTTCGCTCATCAGCGACCGCATCTCCGGCAGCCGCAGTGATCCGGCCAAGGCGATCCAAACGCTGTGCTCGCTCGCCATGTTTGCCAACGCCCTCAGCCGATCGATCGACAAATGGTCCGTCAATGTTCGGCCGTCTTTACCGAAAGTATCGATCAACAATCGATGACGCCCTGATTCGATCACGATGTCGAGCACTCGCTCCACGGAGATTGTGTCGGCGACAAGATGGTCCGCGTATGCGACCGGCACCAATTCAACCGATTGTGGCAGTCGGACCGACTCCCAAAGCTCCATCAGTTTCTTTGCGGTGGAGCAACCGCTAGGGCCGACCTTTGCAAAAGAGAACTCCGGCGGAACGAGCGAAGATAAGTCGGCCCCCGTGTCGGACTCACCCAACGCCGCCGATAACCGCACGGTGCAATCCGCGGGGGCACCATCAACGAATTCGCTGACGGCTGACTTCCAAACACACGGGTCACATGCGGCCAAAGCACCCCGTGAAGGCTCTTTGAAGTCAAGGATATCGACGCCCCCGGAGACGGCCACACGGGCCTCCCCCAGATCCCGCACACTGACCAGCAATTTGGAAACGCTCCCGCTCGCCTTCCCCGAACAGGTCGAACGAGCTTCGGTTCTAGCAAGCACCAATCTTTGGCGGGGTGAAGTCGACTCCACTTCGATTCCTTCGGGGCATTCTGATCCAAGCCACCGCTACATCCGATCGACCCGAAGCGGCTGGCAAGCTACAGTCTTCGTCAAAGCAAAACGCAAGAAACAAGTGTCAGGCACCTTTTAGGCGATGCCCGCAACAGGCCGCTCCGAAAAAAGATCTCCGACACTTGTTTCTCAAACGTTCCGAAACAGCGTTTCAGGAACGCAACTTACGTGAAATCAACGTCGCCCAACAAGACACCGGATTTGCCGCGGTGAATTACGACTCCATCGAGACGCCTTCGCAGTTCGCAGAATTTTGCGAAGCCATTGCGGACGAACCCGTGATCGGTTTTGACACAGAATTCGTGTCCGAGGACTGCTACCGCCCCGAATTGTGCCTGGTCCAGGTCGCCGCGGGCAAACATTTGGCGGTGATCGATCCTTACACCGTCGGCGACACAAAGCCCTTTTGGGACATCCTGACCGACGACCAGATCGAACCTGGCAGCCGAGTCGTCATCGCTCATGCGGCTCGAGAAGAAATTCGATTCGCGTATCGGTATTCGGGCCGACCGATCGCGGGATTGTTCGACACTCAATTGGCCGCAGGATTTGTCGGGATCGAATACCCCGCTTCGCTGGCGACACTGGTTCAAAAATTGGTCGGGCAAACGCTTCCCAAAGGCGAGACCCGAACGAACTGGCGACATCGACCTCTGACCAAGGATCAGCTGACTTACGCGTTGCACGATGTGACGACGCTGGCGGAAATGCACTCCAAGCTGATCGCCGATGTCAAAGCTCTCGATCGCGTTTCGTGGCTCGACGAAGAAACCGATCGCCTGCAAAAGAAGGTCATCGACGCCGAAGAAAGTGAGAACTGGCAGCGCGTCAGTGGCAGCTCCGGTCTGAAACCGCGTCAACTTGAAATCATCCGACACCTTTGGCGTTGGCGTGAAGAGATCGCTCGCACCAAAAACCGATTGCCTCGCCGGGTGATGCGAGACGACCTGATGGTCGAACTCGCCAAGAAGGGTTCACCCGACACGAAAAAGATTCGCAACATCCGTGGCATGGAACGTCGTGGGTACAACGATCAATACGATGAAATTGGGGCTGCCATTGCGGCGGCTTTGGACGTCCCTGACGAACATTTGCCCCGTCGAACGCGCGGACGTTCTCGGAGTGCTTCGCCGATGCTGAGCCAGTTTCTCTCGACCTCGATCGCTTGCATTAGCCGCCAGCAAAAATTGGCACCTGCGATCGTCGGTAATTCAGATGACGTCAAAGAACTGTTGTCTTACGAGTTGGATCCTCGTCGCGGAACACCCACGCCATCATTGCTCAAAGGTTGGCGTGGCGACATCGTTGGCACCGCATTTCGAAAGATCCTTCGCGGCGAACTAGCCATTCGCGTCGCGGACACCAGCGAGCAACAACCGCTCGAATTCGTTGAGTGCGAAGGCTCGAACCAGCCCGACGAGTGAGCTTCGGTACCAGATGGACCGAAACGGCGGACTCCGGTCACTACTCGTGCTTGTGATGTTGCGGGTCGCGATCGTGATGACGCTGGTTGATGTGAACGTGCAACTGAGGATGGTTTTGAAACAACCAATCCCAACCCGACTCAGTGATTGCTGCGTCGTCCAGGTACAACGATTCCAAGTGTGGAAGCTGGACGATCACCTTCAGGCCTTCATCTGAAAGTGGCACACCGATTAGGTGCAGCCCTCTCAACGATTTCACTTCCAGCAATGCACGGCCGATATCGTTTCCCAACAAAGTCGACCCGACTCGCAATTGGCGCAGCTTTGGCAACTCCGAGAGTGAACGGATCCCCTTTTCGGTCAATCTGCTGTGCGGCAGGTTCAAAAACCAAATCGATTTTCGTTCGAGCAAAGGCTTCAAGCCTTCGTCGGTGATCGGCGAAAGCCGCAATCGCAAATGCCGGAGTTCAGGAATTTTCGCGATCGTGACCATCCCTTCGTCGGTGATCACGCCTTCATCGATCAACACCGTGTCCAACTTGGGAAGCTCTGACACCTGAGGTTCGTCCGACTCGCCTTCTGATGAAGAAAGAGAGCTGCTAGGTGGCAATGGGGCAGAGTCTGAGGACGACTCATCCGTTGCCGTTTCATCCACAGACGACTGTTCATCTGCGAGCAAATTTTGCCGTCGCTGCTCGGCTGCTTTTTCCAGTTCTTCAAACGGAATCAGAAGCAACTTTTCGTCGTTGATCTCATACGTTGTCGTGTGCAGCTGAATCGACGCACCACTCAGAATTTGCTCGATCTGCTGGGCGTAAAGCTCTTCCGGCTCAGGAGGTTTTGCCGGTGGCTTGGGCGGTTCGATCGGTCGAGTGGCCCACCATGCCAGCCCGAAGATTGCAACGACAGCAATGCTCACGCCGAGTTTGGTGGGCGTGCAGAGTGCAATCAACCGTTCCTTGAGGCTGAGTCGCTTGGGCGGCTGTTCCTCGTCGTCCGTTTCAACGACATCGCCCAATTCATCTTCGTCATTGTCAGGCGGAGACTCAGCGCCGGATTCGCCCGTGACCGCGGCAGCAGCGGATTCATCTTCGGGCGAATCGTTTTCTTCCTCTCGGTCGTCGTCTGGTATTTCGTTCGATGACATGAGGAAGATTTGTATCCTGGCACCGGAGCGCCGATGAACGACGCTCCGGTGCGCAGCTAAGTTTCGTCGAGAAGCAAAACGCTGAGACGATTGACCCAGTAACCGTCGCAGCGAGTACAAATGCTTCCGCCCGAGTGAACGGACGAAGAAATCATTCCCGCAAACGATTCCTTGTCAACGAAACTTATGTCTGGATGGTAAAGCTCATCTTTTGGATGGGCGAAGGTGGGACGGCGGTGGGAATGTCTTTGCCGTTGAAAGTGGGGTACCACCGACGACAAATGAGTGTCAACGCCGAATTGTCGTTTGATTCAAAAAATTCACACCCCCCGCAGTTTCACGAGACGTTTCCCCTGACGCGTTTCGGCCGTTGGGCCCGGAAAAGACGACCAATGGGCCACTCGGTTGCCGCACCGATGCGACCATCGGTATACCGCACCACCGGCGTAAATCTTCGGCATTTGTTTGCGTGGATTCGTCGGCGTGGTCATCCATTCGATTCAAGATCAATCCGGCGATCGGTATCCCAGCGGATTCGGCCGCACGGGAGGTAGAGATCACATGATGCAAAACCCCCAATCGGTCAGGAGCCACCAAGAGCAACTCAAACGAGTGGCCATTCTGATCGCTCCAACGCTTCATCTCGATCGCCAGATCCACGTTCAGCCAATCGTCGCTGATGGGACTGAACAAACCACCGGCTCCCTCAATCATGACGACGTCGAAATCGCCGTCGCACCAAATCGCCAAACCATCTCGCAATTGTCGCGTATCAACCTTCACCCCTTCTCTCGCGGCCGATTGCGGTGGCGACAAAGCAGCAAGGAAACGTTGCGGGCAAACCGCGTCAATGTTTTTGGGGCGTCCTGCCGCTTGCCATAGCGTTGCCGCATCGACACTATAGCGCTGGCCATCGGCGCGCAACTCGCAACCACTGGCCACCGGTTTGTAAACACCAACCCGTTGCCCGCATTCCCGCATCCGCTCAACCGTTTTCGCGGTGCAGTACGTTTTGCCAACCTCGGTATCGGTTCCCGTAACGAAATAGAGACTTGCCATGAGTTCTTCGGTCAAATTGTCGTTGATTCAAATGCGTGATGCGGGGTCGAAAGACAAGTCGATCGATGCATCGATTGGATGGATTGAAAAAGCCGCCGCCGAAGGTGCCCAAATCGTCTGTTTGCAGGAACTGTTTGCCACATGTTACCCATGCCAGAGCGAAGACCACGATAACTTTGATCTGGCGGAATCGATTCCGGGACCGACGACCGAAGCCCTGCAACCGGTGGCGGAACGATTGGGTATTGTGATCGTTGCCCCACTGTTCGAACGCCGAGCACCAGGCGTTTATCACAACAGTGCCGTGGTCATTGACGCCGATGGAAGCATCGCGGGCGTGTATCGCAAGATGCACATTCCTGACGACCCGTTGTACTACGAGAAGTTCTATTTCATACCCGGCGACTTAGGATTCAAAGTCATTCCGACCCGCTTCGCCAAACTGGGTGTGGGAATTTGCTGGGACCAGTGGTTTCCAGAAGCGGCTCGCCTGTTCGCTCTCGCGGGCGCCGAGATTTTGCTCTATCCAACCGCGATTGGCTGGATCGACGAAGAGAAAGAGGAATTCGGCGAAGGCCAGCGTGATGCGTGGATGACCGCGATGCGGGCTCATGCGATCGCCAATGGAATCTACCTGGGAGCCCCCAACCGCGTCGGGATTGAAGGTCGTGTCGAGTTTTGGGGATCGTCTTTCATCGCCTCACCGCGAGGAGAGATTCTCTCGCAGGGCGATTGCTCAAGCGATCAAATCGTCTCGGCCGATTGTCAGTTTGCGGACATCGATGTCGTTCGAACGCATTGGCCGTTCCTTCGTGATCGTCGCATCGATGCGTACGGTGATCTAACGAAACGCTGGATCGACTGAGCCACTCGAACCTGTGCACATTCTCATGCACATTGACATTGCCGCTGAGCCGACATCGTCACTTTGGCAAAGTATGTCGCGTGGTGATGTCCTGCATTGCCGCGTGAATTTTTCCGTTGCTAGCCAACACGCTGGTTGTTTCCAACGGCAGCGTGTCGCCGGTCGCGGTCGTAATCTTTCCACCTGCTTCGGTGATGAAGAGTGCACCAGCGGCGAAATCCCACGGTGACAATTTGTATTCGAAGAATGCGTCAAACCCGCCGCAGCCAACTTGGCAAAGATCCAGCGACGCGGTGCCAAAGCGTCGGATGCCATGAATTTCATTTTCGAAACATTCGGCAATCGCATTCAAAGTGGCTCGCATCATGTCGCCGCGGTCGTAATAGAAACCGCAACCAATCATGGATTGATTCAGCGAACTTGATTCACTCACCCGAACTTGGGTTCCATTCTCAAAGGCACCTTGCCCCTGAACCGCGGTGAACAAATCTTCGCGAATTGGGTTGTAGACGGCCCCGACGATTGGAACTCCTGATTCGTAGTAAGCAATCGAAACCGCGAAATGCGGCAAGTGATGTGCAAAGTTGTTTGTGCCATCGAGCGGATCGATGACCCACAAATGCTCAGCGTTGGCATCGCCGCCTTTGAGATCTTCTTCGCCCAACAATTCATGATCGGGGTAGGACTCACGGATGATCGCTGCCACCGCTTGTTCGCTTTCCAAATCAGCGTCGCTGACCAAATCGTAGGTTTTCCCACCGTCGGTGGACTTGTCCCGCATCGTCACGCCATTCTCGAAATATCGACGAAGAATTTCGCCGCCGTTCTTCGCAGCCTTGACTGCGGTTTGGAGTAGTTCAGACCGCCTCAAATCGTTCTCGGACATTTTTCGTACCTTCGGTCAATTGGGAGAGGCGGTAGTTTGTTATCGTGAAGGAGTCATCCCATGACTCTCCATTCGATTTGCCCAACGAGGATGTTCGTCGTGAAAATCTTTTCGACCGCTCGTGTGTTCGTTTGCTGTTTTGTGATTGGTACCGGTGGGATTGCCAAGGGGGACGATCGAACAACGTCGCCGTCCGTCGATGCCAAGAAAACCACTGCTGCGAAGATCAGTCCGGACGCGGATGAAGCGGCCACTCCCGACGCCGAACCCGCTGAAGAAGAGAAAGCGAAAGTGCTTTCGATTGGTTCGTTGGCTCCCTCCCTCGACATTGAGCACTGGTTTGGTGACTCGCCTTCGCCAATGTCAGAATTTGAGCCGGGCAAAGTTTACGTGGTTGAGTTCTGGGCGACCTGGTGCGGACCGTGCCTTCACAGCATGCCACACCTTGCCGAACTGCAAAGCAAGTACGAAGACCAAGGTGTTCGCGTGGTGAGCGTCAGCAATGAAGATCTAGAAACTGTCACCAGCTTCCTGGAACGCCCTGTCAGCCCGGAGATCCTTGGCCTTCCAGAACCCAAAGAAGAAGCTGACGAGGACGCAACTGAACCTGATGAAGATGAGTCGACCGAAGAAGAAGCCGAACGAATTACCTTCGGCGAATTGACGTCTGCTTACAGCCTGACCACCGACCCAGACAAATCAGTTGACGAAGACTACATGAAAGCCGCCGCTCAAAACGGCATCCCCACCGCGTTCATCGTCGGCAAGGACGGTCACGTGGAATGGATCGGACATCCAATGTCGATGGATGGCCCTTTGGAAGCGGTTGTCAATGACAAATGGGATCGAGGTCCAGCCAAAGAAAAATTCGAGCGCAAACAAAAAGTCGATCTAGCATTACGCGAGATCTTCATGGCGTATCGCACCGAGCATTACGAAACCACGTCGCGACTATTACAAGAACACGCCGATCTTTTCCAGGGCACAGGGTATGAATCGATACTCAAGTCAATTTGGTTCCCAACGGCACTTGCAACCCAGCAAAACGAGATCGCGTTGAAATTGATCGAAGAGAAGATTGAATCCAATCCAGACGATGTTGTCGCCATCAATCGCTGGGCATGGGAAGTCTACGAGGCCTTCGAGTCAGGATGGGATAATAGCGATAAGATTTTGATGACGACCACGAATGCTCTGGAGTCTGCTTTGGCTTCGGAAGAAAACGAGTCAAACGATGCATTGTGGCCCGCGTACGACACCGTTGCTCACCTGAAGGCATTGGCGAAAGACAAAGACTCGGCAATCGAGTGGCAGCAGCGCGCGATCGAGACCGCACCTGATGATGAAAAAGACAAACTAAAGGCGTACCTGCGAGAACTGACTGGCGAAGCGTCAGACGCTGATGGCGATTCAAAACCGGCGGACGAAGACAATGAAGACTGATCGTTCCATTGGTTGATCGCCAAAAGATCGCCCTGCTGGCAACCTTTCTGCTGATGGTTGCGTCGCTTCGCAATGCTTTGTATCCAGCAGAGCAGTGGCTGCAGCACACTCCCACGGTGTTGATGCTGCTGGGTCTACTGTGGTCAACCGGTAACGCTAGATTGTCGCGAATCGCATTTGGTTGTGCGATCGCGTTCATTGTTCTGCATATCATCGGGGCCCGCTGGATTTACTCCAACGTGCCCTACGATGCTTGGTGGGAATTTCTGACCGGATCCTCGCTTTCGGACCAATTCGGTTGGCAACGCAACCACTACGACCGATTGGTCCATTTTGCATCGGGATGCTTTGGCGTCCCGGTGGCATTTGATTGGCTGAAGCAAACCTGGGATACATCGCACCCCAAAGTCACACTGCCCAAACGCTGGGGATGGTTTTTGTCGCTATGCGTTGTGATGGCCGTGGGGGCCGCCTACGAAGTGTTGGAATGGCAGATAGCGATGTTTTTCTCGCCTGATCAAGCGGAAGCCTACAATGGCCAGCAGGGTGACCTTTGGGACGCTCAAAAGGATCTCTGCCTAGCTGGAATCGGTGGACTGGCGGCCATCGGAATCCACTGGATCTGGTCGGAAATACGCCGCGACTGAATCTGTCATCTTGACGGAACCGGTCGCGGGGCGTCGTAATGGGACAATGCAACGAGACATTGATAGCCAGCGACTTCACGACGACCTCCGCGGATTGGTTTCCGGTGACGTATTGTGCGACGCAGTGTCGACACAACTGTACGCATCCGACGCCAGTATCTACCAAATTCGGCCGCTCGCTGTCGTGCGGCCACGTTCTGTGGCTGACGTGTCCGCGACCGTTCAATACGCTTGCGAAAATGACTTGCCGATTCATCCACGTGGCAGCGGTAGCGGTGTATCCGGAGAATCAGTTGGCCCCGGCATCGTCGTGGACATGTCCGCTCACATGAAGCGGATCTCTCCATCGGACGATGGGATGCAGGTCACCGTTCAGAGTGGAGCGACTCTGTCGAGCGTCAATCGCTTCTTAAAAGGACATCGGCGATG of the Rhodopirellula baltica SH 1 genome contains:
- the tig gene encoding trigger factor; translation: MSTSFDTDSTPAEDAAAPVKDPLQLNMEVTKPHACLREVVVTIPRGEVDRYMKDAYDELVPEAQVPGFRAGRAPRKLVEKQFKDRIEDRVKGSLLMDSLAKVTEDAEFSAIGEPDFDYESIELPEKGEFKYQFSIEVRPEFETPDWKKLELKKPVETISEEDVDAALQRVLSRYASLEASDAPAEIGDRLLITGKFVDGEKTISEMDEERVTLANRLSLSDAVCENFGELMKDCKEGDVVTGKVKLGEGHANEEMQGKEVDATFTVVEVLKEQLPELTSEFLDELGEFETEDELREFVRASLERQANFRTEQAMRGSIIEKLLASADFELPPTLVRRQMKRELDRKVLEFRRSGFDDDMIRRFVNASKQNMQQGTESSLREHFILEQIADEEKIDAEPQEYETEIQLIAEQSDSSPRRVRARLEKTGQMDALRNQIVERKVIELISEAATVTEEPVEKEAEEKNEEFAIDHEVLPTKDHDAIPAAKYDDNTPKGAETEDKQEKDKD
- a CDS encoding (5-formylfuran-3-yl)methyl phosphate synthase gives rise to the protein MESTSPRQRLVLARTEARSTCSGKASGSVSKLLVSVRDLGEARVAVSGGVDILDFKEPSRGALAACDPCVWKSAVSEFVDGAPADCTVRLSAALGESDTGADLSSLVPPEFSFAKVGPSGCSTAKKLMELWESVRLPQSVELVPVAYADHLVADTISVERVLDIVIESGRHRLLIDTFGKDGRTLTDHLSIDRLRALANMASEHSVWIALAGSLRLPEMRSLMSEGVRPDCWGVRGDVCDQRERTGRINLHKVTAWRKATGSPAI
- a CDS encoding ribonuclease D, producing MNYDSIETPSQFAEFCEAIADEPVIGFDTEFVSEDCYRPELCLVQVAAGKHLAVIDPYTVGDTKPFWDILTDDQIEPGSRVVIAHAAREEIRFAYRYSGRPIAGLFDTQLAAGFVGIEYPASLATLVQKLVGQTLPKGETRTNWRHRPLTKDQLTYALHDVTTLAEMHSKLIADVKALDRVSWLDEETDRLQKKVIDAEESENWQRVSGSSGLKPRQLEIIRHLWRWREEIARTKNRLPRRVMRDDLMVELAKKGSPDTKKIRNIRGMERRGYNDQYDEIGAAIAAALDVPDEHLPRRTRGRSRSASPMLSQFLSTSIACISRQQKLAPAIVGNSDDVKELLSYELDPRRGTPTPSLLKGWRGDIVGTAFRKILRGELAIRVADTSEQQPLEFVECEGSNQPDE
- a CDS encoding adenylate cyclase, with protein sequence MSSNEIPDDDREEENDSPEDESAAAAVTGESGAESPPDNDEDELGDVVETDDEEQPPKRLSLKERLIALCTPTKLGVSIAVVAIFGLAWWATRPIEPPKPPAKPPEPEELYAQQIEQILSGASIQLHTTTYEINDEKLLLIPFEELEKAAEQRRQNLLADEQSSVDETATDESSSDSAPLPPSSSLSSSEGESDEPQVSELPKLDTVLIDEGVITDEGMVTIAKIPELRHLRLRLSPITDEGLKPLLERKSIWFLNLPHSRLTEKGIRSLSELPKLRQLRVGSTLLGNDIGRALLEVKSLRGLHLIGVPLSDEGLKVIVQLPHLESLYLDDAAITESGWDWLFQNHPQLHVHINQRHHDRDPQHHKHE
- the bioD gene encoding dethiobiotin synthase — its product is MASLYFVTGTDTEVGKTYCTAKTVERMRECGQRVGVYKPVASGCELRADGQRYSVDAATLWQAAGRPKNIDAVCPQRFLAALSPPQSAAREGVKVDTRQLRDGLAIWCDGDFDVVMIEGAGGLFSPISDDWLNVDLAIEMKRWSDQNGHSFELLLVAPDRLGVLHHVISTSRAAESAGIPIAGLILNRMDDHADESTQTNAEDLRRWCGIPMVASVRQPSGPLVVFSGPNGRNASGETSRETAGGVNFLNQTTIRR
- a CDS encoding carbon-nitrogen hydrolase; the protein is MSSSVKLSLIQMRDAGSKDKSIDASIGWIEKAAAEGAQIVCLQELFATCYPCQSEDHDNFDLAESIPGPTTEALQPVAERLGIVIVAPLFERRAPGVYHNSAVVIDADGSIAGVYRKMHIPDDPLYYEKFYFIPGDLGFKVIPTRFAKLGVGICWDQWFPEAARLFALAGAEILLYPTAIGWIDEEKEEFGEGQRDAWMTAMRAHAIANGIYLGAPNRVGIEGRVEFWGSSFIASPRGEILSQGDCSSDQIVSADCQFADIDVVRTHWPFLRDRRIDAYGDLTKRWID
- a CDS encoding inositol monophosphatase family protein encodes the protein MSENDLRRSELLQTAVKAAKNGGEILRRYFENGVTMRDKSTDGGKTYDLVSDADLESEQAVAAIIRESYPDHELLGEEDLKGGDANAEHLWVIDPLDGTNNFAHHLPHFAVSIAYYESGVPIVGAVYNPIREDLFTAVQGQGAFENGTQVRVSESSSLNQSMIGCGFYYDRGDMMRATLNAIAECFENEIHGIRRFGTASLDLCQVGCGGFDAFFEYKLSPWDFAAGALFITEAGGKITTATGDTLPLETTSVLASNGKIHAAMQDITTRHTLPK
- a CDS encoding redoxin domain-containing protein, encoding MKIFSTARVFVCCFVIGTGGIAKGDDRTTSPSVDAKKTTAAKISPDADEAATPDAEPAEEEKAKVLSIGSLAPSLDIEHWFGDSPSPMSEFEPGKVYVVEFWATWCGPCLHSMPHLAELQSKYEDQGVRVVSVSNEDLETVTSFLERPVSPEILGLPEPKEEADEDATEPDEDESTEEEAERITFGELTSAYSLTTDPDKSVDEDYMKAAAQNGIPTAFIVGKDGHVEWIGHPMSMDGPLEAVVNDKWDRGPAKEKFERKQKVDLALREIFMAYRTEHYETTSRLLQEHADLFQGTGYESILKSIWFPTALATQQNEIALKLIEEKIESNPDDVVAINRWAWEVYEAFESGWDNSDKILMTTTNALESALASEENESNDALWPAYDTVAHLKALAKDKDSAIEWQQRAIETAPDDEKDKLKAYLRELTGEASDADGDSKPADEDNED
- a CDS encoding DUF2238 domain-containing protein, translated to MVDRQKIALLATFLLMVASLRNALYPAEQWLQHTPTVLMLLGLLWSTGNARLSRIAFGCAIAFIVLHIIGARWIYSNVPYDAWWEFLTGSSLSDQFGWQRNHYDRLVHFASGCFGVPVAFDWLKQTWDTSHPKVTLPKRWGWFLSLCVVMAVGAAYEVLEWQIAMFFSPDQAEAYNGQQGDLWDAQKDLCLAGIGGLAAIGIHWIWSEIRRD